The following proteins come from a genomic window of Varunaivibrio sulfuroxidans:
- a CDS encoding sulfurtransferase TusA family protein, giving the protein MSERTTIDARGAFCPGPLMELIAALKLVNIGDEIEILSTDKGTANDVPEWVAKVGHEMVGVTQRDDDAWSVVVRKAK; this is encoded by the coding sequence ATGAGCGAACGCACGACCATAGACGCCCGCGGGGCCTTCTGCCCCGGTCCCCTGATGGAATTGATCGCCGCCCTGAAACTGGTGAACATCGGCGATGAAATCGAAATTTTATCGACCGACAAGGGCACCGCCAACGACGTCCCCGAATGGGTCGCCAAGGTCGGCCACGAGATGGTCGGCGTGACGCAACGGGACGACGACGCCTGGAGCGTCGTCGTGCGCAAGGCGAAATAA
- a CDS encoding DsrE/DsrF/DrsH-like family protein, whose product MATLPLYILLCSAERERVQMAAMVASIAAVSERPVHVFVSMGAIEVFAKDRKGAARYAEQAPFSQTLGKKQVPDPIDLFGQGKMLGEIGMHACSMVMDVLGWDDDALTDGLFDGQMGLTKFLSDAETGQLMTL is encoded by the coding sequence ATGGCGACTTTGCCACTTTACATCTTGCTCTGTTCCGCCGAACGCGAACGCGTTCAAATGGCCGCGATGGTGGCCTCCATCGCCGCCGTGTCGGAACGCCCGGTCCATGTTTTCGTCTCGATGGGGGCGATCGAAGTTTTCGCCAAAGACCGCAAAGGCGCTGCGCGTTACGCCGAACAGGCCCCGTTTTCACAAACCCTGGGCAAAAAACAAGTGCCCGACCCGATCGACCTGTTCGGCCAAGGGAAAATGCTCGGCGAGATCGGCATGCACGCCTGCTCGATGGTGATGGATGTCCTGGGCTGGGACGACGACGCCCTGACAGACGGCCTGTTCGATGGCCAGATGGGCCTAACCAAGTTTCTTTCCGACGCCGAAACCGGGCAACTGATGACCCTGTGA
- a CDS encoding TldD/PmbA family protein, giving the protein MADMTNKLELIQDVIDKARARGADAADAIFAEGVSLSLARRLGALENLSRAEGSDMGLRVFVGKSQAIVSTSDTAPRALDALVERAVAMARSAPADPFGGIADPAQLATNFPDFDMCDAIEPDSDLLLRWTGEAEDAARAVKGVSNSEGAEAGWGKSAIAVAASNGFARAYERSSFSLSVSVLAGEGTAMERDYDYTTAVHAEDLKSPTEIGRGAGEKAVRRLNPRKVKSGTFPVIFDPRVSRTILGHFSGAINGAAVARGTSFLKDKMDAPVFAKGVQIIDDPHRRRGLRSAAFDDEGVATSRRALIDDGRLTSWLLDLRSARQLGLASTGHASRGVSSPPSPSSHNLYMAAGSQSPAELIGEITSGLYVTELIGFGVNAITGDYSRGAGGFWIENGVIAYPVGEITIAGNLKDMFMQATPADDLEFRYGSDCPTLRIDAMTVAGM; this is encoded by the coding sequence ATGGCGGACATGACCAATAAGCTCGAACTGATCCAAGACGTTATCGATAAGGCGCGGGCGCGCGGCGCCGATGCGGCGGATGCGATTTTCGCCGAAGGCGTGTCGCTTTCCCTCGCCCGACGTCTGGGCGCGCTGGAAAATCTCAGCCGCGCCGAGGGCTCGGACATGGGGCTTCGGGTTTTCGTCGGTAAAAGCCAGGCCATTGTTTCGACCTCGGACACCGCGCCCAGGGCCCTGGACGCGTTGGTCGAGCGCGCCGTCGCGATGGCCCGCTCCGCCCCCGCCGATCCCTTCGGCGGGATCGCCGACCCGGCCCAGTTGGCGACGAATTTCCCCGATTTCGACATGTGCGACGCCATCGAACCGGACAGCGATTTGTTGTTGCGCTGGACGGGCGAGGCCGAGGACGCCGCGCGCGCTGTCAAGGGGGTGAGCAATTCCGAAGGCGCCGAGGCGGGATGGGGCAAAAGCGCGATCGCCGTCGCCGCCTCCAACGGCTTCGCGCGGGCCTACGAACGTTCGTCGTTCAGCCTCAGCGTCTCGGTGCTCGCCGGTGAGGGCACCGCCATGGAGCGCGACTACGATTACACCACCGCGGTGCATGCCGAGGACCTGAAATCTCCGACGGAAATCGGCCGCGGCGCGGGCGAGAAAGCGGTCAGGCGACTGAACCCGCGCAAGGTTAAGTCGGGAACCTTCCCGGTGATTTTCGATCCTCGGGTGTCGCGCACGATCCTGGGTCATTTCTCGGGGGCGATCAACGGCGCCGCCGTGGCGCGCGGAACATCCTTTTTGAAGGATAAAATGGATGCGCCCGTGTTTGCCAAAGGCGTTCAAATTATTGACGATCCGCACCGCAGACGGGGCCTGCGTTCGGCGGCGTTCGACGACGAGGGGGTCGCCACATCCCGGCGCGCGCTGATCGACGACGGCCGTCTGACGAGTTGGTTGTTGGATCTGCGCTCGGCCCGTCAGTTGGGGTTGGCCTCGACCGGGCATGCTTCGCGCGGTGTGTCCTCGCCGCCGTCGCCGTCATCGCACAACCTGTACATGGCGGCCGGTTCGCAAAGCCCCGCCGAACTGATCGGCGAGATCACAAGCGGGCTTTACGTCACCGAACTGATCGGGTTCGGGGTCAACGCCATCACCGGCGATTATTCGCGGGGCGCGGGCGGGTTCTGGATCGAAAACGGCGTCATCGCCTATCCGGTCGGCGAGATCACCATCGCCGGAAACCTGAAAGACATGTTCATGCAGGCGACGCCCGCCGACGATTTGGAGTTTCGTTACGGCAGCGATTGCCCGACGCTCAGGATCGACGCCATGACCGTCGCCGGGATGTAA
- a CDS encoding nucleoside deaminase: MDRAFDAAAKAGARGEVPVGAVLVDYRNDRLLSACANRTEELSDPTAHAEILAIRRGGALIGSPRLPQCDLYVTLEPCPMCAAAISLARIRRVYFAAYDPKGGGVDHGARIFDQATCHHRPEVYGGIDERRGGDLLRRFFQARR; encoded by the coding sequence ATGGATCGTGCCTTCGACGCCGCCGCGAAGGCCGGCGCGCGCGGTGAAGTTCCCGTCGGCGCGGTCCTGGTCGATTATCGAAACGACCGGTTGTTGTCGGCATGCGCCAACCGCACCGAGGAACTGTCCGACCCCACCGCCCATGCCGAAATTCTGGCGATCCGCCGGGGTGGCGCGCTTATCGGCAGTCCGCGCCTGCCCCAGTGCGACCTGTATGTCACATTGGAGCCGTGTCCGATGTGCGCGGCGGCGATTTCCTTGGCGCGGATCCGACGGGTCTATTTCGCCGCCTATGATCCCAAGGGGGGCGGTGTCGATCACGGCGCACGGATATTCGACCAGGCGACCTGCCACCATCGACCCGAGGTCTATGGCGGCATCGACGAGCGGCGCGGCGGCGATCTTTTGCGCCGGTTTTTTCAGGCGCGCCGCTGA
- the mutL gene encoding DNA mismatch repair endonuclease MutL produces the protein MIGDTPTAITGAAAIRLLPENLINRIAAGEVVERPASALKELVENSLDAGARQIDMVLRDGGRTLIAVSDDGRGMTAEEMSLAVERHATSKLSDDSLTDIHTLGFRGEALPSIGAVARLSITSRTAAGETAWALRVDGGRKGAARPAALGRGTRVEVRDLFFATPARLKFLKTARTELSHAQDIVNRLAMAHPEVGFSLSDGTRTLIKLPPVGDDPWTGRLERLGAIMGRDFATNALPIDARREGLRLTGYAGLPTLNRGNAQHQFLVVNGRPVRDKLLFGAVRGAYRDFLAHDRYPLLSLFLDLPPEMVDVNVHPAKTEVRFRDAGLVRGLIVSALKHALAEAGHRAATSVSETALGAFQAEGGGVFGNTFSRAGSFSPNTQSRELSERAAIFHAPLPNLDGAPSARADGASPNEAMEGGAAEAYPGAYPLGVARAQLHETYVVAQTKDGIVIVDQHAAHERLVYERMKQALASGGIKRQGLLIPEVVELGVDDAARVLARAGELDELGLGVEPFGDGAVVVRETPALLGAVDVQKLVRDLADDLAETDDALALKDRLGDVCATMACHGSVRAGRGLNAQEMNALLREMEATPHSGQCNHGRPTYVELKLADIEKLFGRR, from the coding sequence GTGATCGGAGATACGCCCACTGCGATCACCGGCGCGGCGGCGATCCGTCTGCTGCCGGAAAATTTAATCAACCGCATCGCCGCCGGCGAAGTGGTCGAACGTCCGGCCAGCGCGCTCAAGGAACTGGTGGAAAACAGCCTCGACGCCGGGGCGCGCCAGATCGACATGGTGTTGCGCGATGGTGGGCGCACCCTGATCGCGGTTAGCGACGACGGACGAGGAATGACGGCGGAAGAAATGAGCCTGGCGGTGGAACGTCACGCGACATCGAAGTTGAGCGACGATAGCCTAACCGATATCCACACCTTGGGGTTCAGGGGCGAGGCCCTGCCCTCGATCGGGGCGGTGGCCCGCCTGAGCATCACGTCGCGCACGGCGGCGGGGGAAACCGCCTGGGCGCTGCGCGTGGACGGCGGGCGCAAGGGCGCGGCGCGACCGGCGGCGTTGGGCCGGGGCACCCGGGTCGAGGTGCGCGATCTCTTTTTCGCCACCCCGGCGCGCCTGAAATTTCTGAAAACCGCGCGCACCGAACTGTCCCACGCCCAAGATATCGTTAATCGCTTGGCGATGGCGCATCCCGAAGTCGGGTTTTCCCTTTCCGATGGGACGCGCACGCTGATAAAACTGCCGCCGGTGGGTGATGATCCGTGGACGGGCCGGCTCGAACGCCTGGGCGCGATCATGGGGCGCGACTTCGCCACCAACGCGCTGCCTATCGACGCCCGGCGCGAGGGGCTGCGCCTGACCGGCTACGCCGGGCTGCCGACCCTCAACAGGGGCAACGCGCAGCACCAATTTCTGGTCGTCAACGGCCGCCCGGTGCGCGATAAGCTGTTGTTCGGCGCGGTACGCGGGGCGTACCGCGATTTCCTCGCCCACGACCGCTATCCTTTGTTGAGCCTATTTCTCGACCTGCCGCCCGAGATGGTCGATGTCAACGTCCATCCGGCCAAGACCGAGGTGCGTTTTCGCGACGCCGGTCTGGTCCGCGGCCTGATCGTCAGCGCCCTCAAACACGCCCTGGCCGAAGCCGGGCACCGCGCCGCGACCTCGGTGTCCGAGACCGCCCTCGGCGCGTTCCAGGCCGAAGGCGGGGGCGTGTTCGGAAATACTTTTTCGCGCGCGGGGAGCTTTTCGCCGAATACGCAAAGCCGGGAACTTTCCGAGCGCGCCGCGATCTTTCACGCCCCGTTGCCCAACCTGGATGGTGCGCCCAGCGCGCGCGCCGATGGGGCGTCGCCTAACGAGGCTATGGAAGGGGGCGCGGCGGAGGCATATCCCGGTGCGTATCCCTTGGGCGTCGCCCGCGCCCAACTGCACGAAACCTACGTCGTCGCCCAAACCAAAGACGGCATCGTTATTGTCGATCAACACGCCGCCCATGAACGCCTGGTCTATGAACGCATGAAACAGGCGCTGGCGTCGGGCGGGATCAAGCGCCAGGGCCTGCTGATTCCCGAAGTGGTGGAGTTGGGCGTGGACGACGCGGCGCGCGTGTTGGCGCGCGCCGGGGAGCTGGACGAACTGGGGTTGGGCGTCGAGCCGTTCGGCGACGGCGCGGTGGTGGTGCGCGAAACTCCCGCCTTGCTGGGCGCGGTCGATGTGCAAAAGCTGGTGCGCGATTTGGCCGACGATCTCGCCGAAACCGACGACGCCTTGGCGTTGAAGGACCGCCTCGGCGATGTCTGCGCGACGATGGCGTGCCATGGCAGCGTGCGCGCCGGACGCGGCCTGAACGCGCAGGAAATGAACGCCCTCTTGCGCGAAATGGAGGCGACCCCCCATTCCGGGCAGTGCAATCATGGCCGCCCGACCTATGTCGAACTGAAACTGGCGGATATCGAAAAATTGTTCGGCCGGCGCTGA
- a CDS encoding gamma-glutamyl-gamma-aminobutyrate hydrolase family protein: MKTSLIPPGPPLIAITLDSENAGGYSKFPWYALRQNYAGAIAAAGGVPVALPHRSALADAYLERIDALLVTGGDFDIDPAMYGADHRHHKVTTKDARTGFELAMLRGALARDMPVLAICGGQQLLHVALGGALVQHIPDEIPGALAHEQPNPRDQVGHNVDIVPGTRLAQIIGAGTIGVNSAHHQAALFNDKSGEPKALRVNARAPDGVIEGVEAVGQTFCIGVQWHPEFEITPADSRLIAAFVDAAGNYADTKARPPHLEKP, from the coding sequence ATGAAAACATCCCTTATCCCACCCGGACCTCCCCTGATCGCCATCACCCTGGACAGCGAAAACGCGGGCGGATATTCGAAATTTCCCTGGTACGCCCTGCGCCAAAATTACGCCGGGGCGATCGCGGCGGCGGGTGGCGTCCCGGTGGCGCTGCCCCACCGGAGCGCGCTTGCCGACGCCTACCTCGAACGGATTGACGCCCTGCTCGTCACCGGCGGCGATTTCGACATTGACCCCGCCATGTACGGCGCGGATCATCGCCACCACAAAGTCACCACCAAGGACGCCCGCACCGGTTTCGAATTGGCGATGCTGAGAGGAGCGTTGGCGCGCGACATGCCCGTGCTTGCGATCTGCGGCGGACAACAACTGCTCCACGTCGCCCTCGGCGGGGCGTTGGTTCAGCACATTCCCGACGAAATTCCCGGCGCGCTGGCCCACGAGCAACCCAATCCCCGCGACCAAGTCGGCCATAACGTGGACATCGTCCCCGGCACCCGGTTGGCGCAGATCATCGGCGCGGGAACGATCGGCGTCAACAGCGCCCACCATCAAGCCGCCCTCTTCAATGACAAGAGCGGCGAACCCAAGGCGCTGCGCGTCAACGCCCGCGCCCCCGACGGCGTGATCGAAGGCGTCGAGGCGGTCGGGCAAACCTTCTGCATCGGCGTGCAGTGGCACCCGGAATTCGAAATCACCCCCGCCGACAGCCGCCTGATCGCGGCTTTTGTTGACGCCGCCGGCAATTACGCCGATACCAAGGCTCGGCCCCCACATTTGGAAAAACCATGA
- a CDS encoding NAD(P)/FAD-dependent oxidoreductase translates to MSKKILIVGGGLAGTIIANGLCRQLGAELKSGAVSIAMLGTSDQHMYQPGLLYIPFGKIREKELFREQRKVLDRRVPYHIDPAKHIDVEKRQVATRSGKIYDYDYLVIATGSRIMPQNIPGMAEGAHWFYDLDGARKMREALGAFEGGKIVINVNAPHKCPVAPLEITFMLHDYFQKKGIADKVELTYTYPIGRLHALEPVAHWSKPEMDRLGIKYETFFNTKEVDPAAHTITSEEGVTLNYDMLVTIPPHSGAEVITESNLGAGGWVPTDKKSLLHEGSDNVFICGDTTNIPISKAGSTAHFEADTIIDNLTSLLTEGRMARDYDGKVFCFVETGLSSGTYVWFDYATPPNPGAPSQMIHWFKLAYNRLYWLSAKGLL, encoded by the coding sequence ATGTCAAAGAAAATTCTGATTGTCGGCGGCGGGCTCGCCGGCACGATCATCGCCAACGGGCTATGTCGCCAGTTGGGCGCGGAACTGAAAAGCGGCGCGGTGTCGATCGCCATGCTCGGCACGTCCGACCAACACATGTACCAGCCGGGTCTGCTCTATATTCCCTTCGGCAAAATTCGCGAAAAGGAATTGTTCCGCGAGCAACGCAAAGTCCTCGACCGGCGGGTGCCTTATCACATCGACCCGGCGAAACACATCGACGTCGAAAAACGCCAAGTCGCCACCCGTTCGGGCAAGATATACGACTATGATTATCTGGTGATCGCCACCGGGTCGCGCATTATGCCGCAGAACATCCCCGGAATGGCCGAGGGCGCGCACTGGTTTTACGACCTCGACGGCGCGCGCAAGATGCGCGAGGCCCTCGGCGCGTTCGAAGGCGGCAAGATCGTGATCAACGTCAACGCCCCGCACAAGTGCCCGGTGGCGCCGTTAGAAATCACCTTCATGCTGCACGATTATTTCCAGAAAAAGGGCATCGCCGACAAGGTCGAACTGACCTACACCTATCCGATCGGTCGCCTGCACGCGTTGGAGCCGGTCGCCCACTGGTCGAAACCGGAAATGGACCGCCTGGGCATCAAGTACGAAACCTTCTTCAACACCAAGGAGGTCGATCCCGCGGCCCACACCATCACCTCGGAAGAGGGCGTGACGCTGAACTACGACATGCTGGTCACCATCCCGCCCCACAGCGGGGCCGAGGTCATCACCGAATCGAACCTCGGCGCCGGGGGTTGGGTGCCCACCGATAAGAAAAGCCTGCTGCACGAAGGCTCGGACAACGTCTTCATCTGCGGCGACACCACCAATATTCCGATCTCGAAAGCCGGATCGACCGCCCATTTCGAGGCCGACACCATTATCGACAACCTGACCTCGCTGCTTACCGAGGGGCGCATGGCGCGCGATTACGACGGCAAGGTGTTCTGTTTCGTCGAAACCGGGTTGAGCAGCGGGACCTACGTCTGGTTCGACTACGCCACGCCGCCCAACCCGGGCGCGCCGTCGCAGATGATCCATTGGTTCAAACTGGCCTACAACCGGCTCTATTGGTTGTCCGCCAAGGGCCTGTTGTAA
- the rsmD gene encoding 16S rRNA (guanine(966)-N(2))-methyltransferase RsmD, translating into MRIVGGVHKGRAIAPPKGSGTRPTADRAREAIFNVIAHGLGLPAPIQEAAVVDVFAGTGALGLEALSRGARFATFIEHDRQAARIIAGNVATLGETARSLTLSMDARRIFAPPRKAAAPCAIAFLDPPYGANLAPLAVQKLQTHGWLAPGALCVVEVAAQEEFPPPQGFTLLKDKTWGAARVLFLQWNGR; encoded by the coding sequence ATGAGGATTGTCGGCGGCGTCCACAAGGGCCGGGCGATTGCCCCGCCCAAGGGCTCCGGCACGCGGCCGACCGCCGATCGCGCCCGCGAGGCGATCTTCAATGTCATCGCGCACGGTTTGGGCTTGCCCGCGCCGATCCAAGAGGCCGCCGTGGTCGATGTCTTCGCCGGCACCGGGGCTCTGGGCCTGGAGGCGCTATCGCGCGGCGCGCGCTTCGCCACCTTCATCGAACACGACCGCCAGGCGGCGCGCATCATCGCCGGCAACGTCGCCACCCTGGGCGAGACGGCGCGCAGTTTGACCCTAAGCATGGACGCCCGGCGGATTTTCGCCCCGCCGCGCAAGGCCGCCGCGCCGTGCGCCATCGCTTTTCTCGACCCGCCCTACGGCGCTAATCTGGCCCCGCTTGCGGTGCAAAAACTCCAGACCCACGGCTGGCTCGCCCCCGGGGCGCTGTGCGTCGTCGAGGTCGCCGCCCAGGAAGAGTTCCCCCCACCGCAGGGCTTCACCCTGCTCAAGGACAAGACCTGGGGCGCCGCCCGCGTTCTCTTTCTACAGTGGAATGGGCGTTAA
- a CDS encoding 3-deoxy-D-manno-octulosonic acid transferase, with amino-acid sequence MILGLYRAAMRMGAPLLRVYLRRRLARGKEDPARFAERLGIAGRPRPEGRLVWVHGASVGEAVSALPLVARILNAPGGGQVLMTTGTVTSAKVMAERLPEGAFHQYLPVDHPDYVHRFVDHWRPDLAIWVESEFWPNLLGETARRAIPQVLINGRVSARSYRRWNVFLARRGIGRLLGAFSLCLGQSVGDAERLAALGAQDSRCVGNLKYAAPPLPVSAADYDDLAARLAGRPLWLGASTHPGEEAALARIHAVLKDRHPKLLTVIAPRHPERGDQIARDLRAMGLRVARRSQGDAVTAACDIYLADTIGELGLFYRLAPIAFIGKSLMARGGQNPIEAARFGCAIVFGPAMENFADIAADLLARGAARRIRDAADLERALDVLFADVRARCAMGDAAQTIAKEHEQVLDRVFEALTPFLEVKGSGS; translated from the coding sequence ATGATCCTCGGGCTTTATCGCGCCGCGATGAGGATGGGCGCGCCCCTGCTGCGGGTCTATCTAAGGCGCCGTCTGGCGCGCGGCAAGGAAGATCCGGCGCGTTTCGCCGAACGCCTGGGGATCGCCGGGCGGCCCCGCCCTGAAGGCCGCTTGGTTTGGGTTCACGGGGCCAGCGTCGGCGAGGCGGTGTCGGCGTTGCCCTTGGTCGCACGCATCTTGAACGCCCCCGGCGGCGGGCAAGTTTTGATGACCACCGGCACCGTGACCTCGGCCAAGGTCATGGCCGAACGCTTGCCCGAAGGGGCATTTCATCAGTACCTGCCGGTCGATCATCCCGATTATGTGCATCGCTTCGTCGATCATTGGCGACCCGATCTGGCGATCTGGGTGGAATCGGAATTTTGGCCCAACCTGTTGGGCGAAACGGCGCGCCGCGCAATCCCTCAGGTGTTGATCAATGGGCGCGTTTCGGCGCGTTCGTACCGGCGTTGGAACGTTTTTTTGGCGCGCCGCGGGATCGGGCGTCTTCTGGGGGCTTTCTCCCTATGCCTGGGGCAAAGCGTGGGGGACGCCGAACGTCTCGCCGCCCTGGGGGCGCAGGACAGCCGCTGCGTCGGCAATCTGAAATACGCCGCCCCGCCCCTGCCGGTGAGCGCCGCGGACTACGACGATCTCGCCGCGCGTCTGGCGGGACGACCGTTATGGTTAGGCGCGAGCACCCATCCCGGCGAGGAGGCCGCCTTGGCGCGCATCCACGCGGTGCTTAAGGACCGCCACCCCAAGTTATTAACCGTGATCGCCCCGCGTCATCCCGAACGAGGCGATCAAATCGCCCGCGACCTTCGCGCGATGGGGCTTCGCGTCGCCCGGCGCAGTCAAGGGGATGCCGTGACCGCCGCGTGCGATATATATCTCGCCGACACGATCGGGGAGTTGGGCCTGTTCTATCGTCTTGCGCCGATCGCATTCATCGGCAAATCTCTGATGGCGCGAGGTGGGCAAAATCCGATCGAAGCGGCGCGGTTCGGCTGCGCGATCGTGTTTGGCCCGGCGATGGAGAATTTCGCCGATATCGCCGCCGATCTCCTCGCCCGAGGCGCGGCGCGGCGCATTAGGGACGCGGCGGATCTGGAGCGCGCGCTCGACGTTCTGTTCGCGGACGTTCGGGCGCGGTGTGCGATGGGGGATGCCGCACAGACCATCGCGAAGGAACACGAACAGGTTCTCGACCGGGTCTTCGAAGCCCTAACGCCGTTCTTAGAGGTAAAGGGAAGCGGCTCATGA
- a CDS encoding pseudouridine synthase, with protein MTASRPPAKPAAATPDDTPPSGVTAKPEGERIAKVLARAGVCSRRDGEKMIAEGRVSVDGRVLDTPAVRVLPSSAILVDGKPLPEADVTRLWLYHKPTGLVTSHKDEQDRPTVFDKLKKRLPRVVSVGRLDLNSEGLLLLTNDGALARSLELPSRGWVRRYRVRVLGTPNPEKIAALGGGVTVEGVTYGPIQVTIDTQTGRNAWLTVSLSEGKNREIRKVMEHIGLQVNRLLRISFGPFHLGRIARGAFEEVPRRQLHDALGGAMRPDSAAKDKAGRTGWAKPKAKSGPRYKLKLKPPAKDDAAPASSAARQGAAGTKTAAKPQRREAAKSALGADRPTARKTTPDGKTMTKPGTKPGTKPGTKPGTKPGTKLGSKAGPRPGPKTAAKTKPRGSRSS; from the coding sequence ATGACCGCCTCACGCCCCCCCGCGAAGCCCGCCGCCGCCACGCCGGACGATACGCCCCCATCCGGTGTCACGGCGAAGCCCGAAGGCGAGCGGATCGCCAAGGTGCTGGCGCGCGCCGGCGTCTGTTCGCGCCGTGACGGCGAAAAAATGATCGCCGAGGGCCGGGTCAGCGTCGATGGCCGTGTCCTCGACACTCCCGCCGTCAGGGTCCTGCCTTCCAGCGCCATCCTGGTTGACGGCAAGCCCCTGCCCGAGGCCGACGTCACGCGATTGTGGCTCTACCACAAACCGACCGGACTGGTGACCAGCCACAAGGACGAACAGGATCGGCCCACCGTCTTCGACAAACTGAAGAAACGCCTGCCCCGGGTGGTCTCCGTGGGGCGGCTCGACCTCAATTCCGAAGGGCTTTTGCTGCTCACCAACGACGGCGCGCTGGCCCGTTCGTTGGAGCTACCCTCGCGCGGCTGGGTACGGCGCTACCGGGTCCGCGTCCTGGGCACGCCCAATCCCGAAAAAATCGCCGCCCTCGGTGGCGGCGTCACCGTCGAGGGCGTCACCTATGGACCGATCCAGGTCACCATCGACACCCAGACCGGGCGCAACGCCTGGCTGACGGTATCGCTGAGCGAGGGCAAGAACCGCGAAATTCGCAAGGTGATGGAGCACATCGGCCTACAGGTCAACCGCCTGCTCAGGATATCCTTCGGTCCGTTTCACCTGGGCCGGATCGCGCGCGGTGCGTTCGAGGAAGTGCCCCGGCGTCAATTGCACGACGCCCTGGGCGGCGCGATGCGCCCCGACAGCGCCGCGAAAGACAAAGCCGGGCGCACCGGATGGGCAAAACCGAAAGCCAAGAGCGGACCGCGCTATAAACTTAAATTGAAGCCCCCCGCCAAGGATGACGCCGCGCCGGCCTCTTCGGCGGCGCGCCAAGGCGCCGCCGGAACGAAGACCGCCGCCAAGCCCCAACGCCGGGAAGCCGCTAAAAGCGCACTGGGCGCGGACCGCCCCACGGCGCGCAAGACCACCCCCGACGGTAAGACCATGACCAAACCCGGGACCAAACCCGGGACCAAACCCGGGACCAAACCCGGGACCAAACCCGGAACAAAACTCGGATCAAAGGCCGGACCCAGGCCTGGGCCAAAGACTGCCGCCAAGACAAAACCCCGCGGCTCCCGGTCGTCATGA
- a CDS encoding DUF1641 domain-containing protein, producing MTDTATAAIAQNDPDGPLRLIQAAQDSLSDTMVERLAITGSNVLEVVDKLNDEDTKDAVIALIEGVGEMHRSGAMTTLFDLVALLHGARAAMTDSMVERLFVFVEHMMTNLATEEIATLAHNAKEAMQEAADELATRPSEGGMLATVRMLSKPETQRALTFLLGFACKMQKKSVDPA from the coding sequence ATGACCGACACAGCCACCGCCGCCATAGCGCAGAACGACCCCGACGGCCCGCTGCGCCTGATCCAGGCGGCCCAGGATTCGCTCAGCGACACCATGGTCGAACGCCTCGCCATCACCGGAAGCAACGTCCTTGAGGTGGTCGATAAACTCAACGACGAAGACACCAAGGACGCCGTGATCGCCCTTATCGAAGGGGTCGGCGAAATGCATCGCAGCGGCGCGATGACCACGCTTTTCGACCTTGTCGCCCTGCTCCACGGGGCGCGCGCGGCGATGACCGATTCGATGGTCGAACGCTTGTTCGTCTTCGTCGAACACATGATGACCAACCTCGCCACCGAGGAAATCGCGACCCTCGCCCACAACGCCAAGGAGGCGATGCAGGAAGCCGCCGACGAACTGGCGACGCGGCCCAGCGAGGGCGGCATGCTGGCCACCGTGCGCATGCTGAGCAAGCCGGAAACCCAGCGCGCGCTGACCTTCCTGCTCGGCTTCGCCTGCAAAATGCAGAAAAAATCCGTCGATCCCGCGTAA
- a CDS encoding lysophospholipid acyltransferase family protein, translating to MKIGRRLIKAIGSRETVRGVLCWLGAQYIRFVCATTRWRRLGDDVAQSFWDDGAPFIVAFWHQRILLMHHIWRSPKPISMLISRHRDGRIIARTVAHLGVGAIAGSSGKGGAGALREMVRTLKRGAYIGITPDGPRGPRMRAAMGIIDAARLSGAPILPAAYAVRRRKVVASWDRFIIALPFTRGVFMWGDPIVVPADADRDRRERLRLKLEESLNALTAEADRLCGHAPILPAPILPEDDPRNEEGRS from the coding sequence GTGAAAATTGGACGCCGTTTGATAAAGGCCATCGGCTCCCGCGAGACGGTTCGCGGCGTTCTGTGCTGGCTGGGCGCGCAATATATCCGTTTTGTCTGCGCCACCACCCGTTGGCGGCGCTTGGGCGATGACGTCGCGCAATCCTTTTGGGACGACGGCGCGCCCTTCATCGTCGCGTTTTGGCATCAGCGCATTTTATTGATGCACCATATCTGGCGGTCGCCCAAACCGATATCCATGCTGATTTCGCGCCATCGCGACGGACGGATCATCGCCCGCACGGTGGCCCATCTCGGGGTCGGCGCGATCGCGGGTTCCTCGGGCAAGGGCGGCGCGGGCGCTTTGCGCGAAATGGTGCGCACCTTGAAGCGCGGTGCGTATATCGGCATTACGCCGGACGGCCCGCGCGGTCCACGGATGCGCGCGGCGATGGGAATTATCGATGCCGCACGCTTGTCGGGCGCGCCGATCCTGCCCGCCGCCTACGCGGTGCGCCGGCGTAAAGTGGTGGCTTCGTGGGATCGCTTTATCATCGCTTTGCCGTTTACCCGAGGGGTGTTTATGTGGGGCGATCCGATCGTCGTGCCCGCGGACGCGGACCGGGACCGGCGTGAACGACTGCGTTTAAAGTTGGAAGAAAGCCTGAACGCGTTAACCGCCGAGGCCGATCGCCTATGTGGTCATGCCCCCATTCTTCCAGCCCCTATTCTTCCAGAGGATGATCCGCGCAACGAGGAGGGACGGTCATGA